In Desulfomicrobium escambiense DSM 10707, one genomic interval encodes:
- the rbr gene encoding rubrerythrin, with translation MSKSIKGTRTEKNLLTAFAGESQARNRYSFFAKQARKEGYVQIADIFAETADQEMVHAKSFFKLLEGGEAEITATFPAGRIGTTLENLLESADGEQHEWGHMYPDFAKVAREEGFPEIASLFQAVSVAEKHHERRYRALARNVEEGRVFQREEKISWRCRNCGYVHQGARAAERCPACDHPQAHFEELAENW, from the coding sequence ATGTCGAAATCAATCAAGGGCACACGGACCGAAAAGAACCTCCTGACCGCCTTCGCCGGCGAGTCCCAGGCACGCAACCGCTACTCCTTCTTCGCCAAGCAGGCCCGCAAGGAGGGCTACGTGCAGATAGCCGACATCTTCGCCGAGACGGCGGACCAGGAGATGGTGCACGCCAAATCCTTCTTCAAGCTCCTCGAAGGCGGCGAGGCCGAGATCACCGCGACCTTTCCGGCGGGACGCATCGGCACGACGCTCGAGAACCTGCTGGAGTCCGCCGACGGCGAGCAGCACGAGTGGGGGCACATGTACCCGGACTTCGCCAAGGTCGCCCGCGAGGAGGGGTTTCCCGAGATCGCCTCTCTGTTCCAGGCCGTCTCCGTGGCCGAAAAGCACCACGAGCGCCGCTACCGGGCCCTGGCCAGGAACGTCGAGGAGGGAAGGGTCTTCCAGCGGGAGGAAAAGATCAGCTGGCGCTGCCGCAACTGCGGCTACGTGCACCAGGGCGCCAGGGCCGCCGAGCGCTGCCCTGCCTGCGACCATCCCCAGGCCCATTTCGAGGAACTGGCCGAGAACTGGTAG
- the ansA gene encoding asparaginase, translating to MKKKVCILYTGGTIGMKPTPQGYAPEAGYLGLVMASMPDFSSPEMPEYVIREYSPLLDSSNMGPRHWLAIARDIADLYRDFDGFVIIHGTDTMAYTASALPFMLEGLAKPVVLTGSQIPLCRVRSDGRENLVTALMVVAQTHIPEVCLCFGNRLLRGCRATKVDAAGFQAFDSPNYPDLGHIGVTIRPHPEHILPARPVNGLTVHPLSDARVGALRLFPGISADLVANVLRSPLQGLVLETYGMGNGPSDDAGLMAVLAEAYERGVVIVNCTQCLRGTVDQGGYAAGSALARAGVVSGADMTAEAALTKMIYLFSLGLPPRDIRAQMPRNLRGELTESHARS from the coding sequence ATGAAGAAAAAAGTCTGCATCCTCTACACGGGCGGCACCATCGGCATGAAGCCCACCCCCCAGGGCTACGCCCCCGAGGCGGGGTACCTGGGGCTGGTCATGGCCTCCATGCCCGACTTTTCGAGCCCCGAGATGCCGGAGTACGTCATCCGCGAATACTCGCCACTCCTGGATTCCTCCAACATGGGCCCCAGACACTGGCTGGCCATCGCCCGGGACATCGCCGACCTGTACCGTGACTTCGACGGGTTCGTGATCATCCACGGCACGGACACCATGGCCTACACGGCCTCGGCCCTGCCCTTCATGCTCGAGGGGCTGGCCAAGCCCGTAGTCCTGACCGGGTCGCAGATTCCCTTGTGCCGGGTCCGCAGCGACGGCCGCGAGAATCTCGTGACCGCGCTCATGGTCGTGGCCCAGACGCACATCCCCGAGGTCTGCCTGTGCTTCGGCAACCGCCTGCTGCGCGGCTGCCGCGCGACCAAGGTCGACGCGGCGGGCTTCCAGGCCTTCGACTCGCCCAACTATCCGGACCTGGGGCACATCGGCGTGACCATCCGGCCGCACCCCGAGCACATCCTGCCCGCGCGGCCCGTGAACGGCCTGACCGTCCACCCGCTGTCCGACGCCAGGGTCGGCGCCCTGCGCCTCTTCCCGGGCATCTCCGCAGACCTCGTGGCCAACGTGCTGCGCTCCCCCCTGCAGGGGCTGGTCCTCGAAACCTACGGCATGGGCAACGGCCCCTCCGACGACGCGGGCCTCATGGCCGTCCTGGCAGAGGCCTACGAGCGCGGCGTCGTCATCGTCAACTGCACCCAGTGCCTGCGCGGCACCGTGGACCAGGGCGGGTACGCGGCCGGGTCGGCCCTGGCCCGGGCCGGGGTGGTCTCGGGCGCGGACATGACGGCCGAGGCGGCCCTGACCAAGATGATCTACCTTTTCAGCCTCGGCCTCCCGCCCAGGGACATCCGGGCGCAGATGCCGCGGAACCTGCGCGGCGAGCTGACCGAAAGCCATGCCCGGAGCTGA
- a CDS encoding MarR family winged helix-turn-helix transcriptional regulator, whose translation MHDLERLSDLLIEFYEKLSSWEQAVVRDTSITLPQMHTLEILGQQSPLRMKELAAKMGVTTGTLTVNVDRLEKQGLVARIPHETDRRSILVGLTPAGAELFREHHDHHLHLTRELQAALSPEETEQFASILAKLTQAL comes from the coding sequence ATGCATGACCTGGAGCGCCTGAGCGATCTGCTCATCGAATTCTACGAAAAGCTGTCGTCCTGGGAGCAGGCAGTGGTCAGGGACACGTCCATCACCCTGCCCCAGATGCACACCCTGGAGATCCTGGGCCAGCAGTCCCCGCTGCGCATGAAGGAGTTGGCGGCAAAGATGGGCGTGACCACGGGCACGCTGACGGTCAACGTGGACCGCCTGGAAAAGCAGGGGCTCGTGGCGCGCATCCCCCACGAGACCGACAGGCGTTCCATCCTCGTGGGACTGACCCCTGCCGGAGCGGAACTCTTCCGCGAGCACCACGACCATCACCTGCACCTGACCCGCGAACTGCAGGCCGCCCTGAGCCCGGAGGAGACGGAGCAGTTCGCCTCCATCCTGGCCAAACTGACCCAAGCGCTCTAG
- a CDS encoding LysR family transcriptional regulator: protein MELFQLRSFQAVAQTGNLTRAAEALHLSQSALSVQIRNLEDELGVELFARQAKGMRLTPAGEALLPHAGDILEKSAEMGRAALHLRGEIGGSLNIGLNTDPTFLRLNRVIRAVTTALPRVSLTFCISQTLTTEGMLRRGEMDMGFAFGTGFPADVTVVELATTPVSVVVPTHLAQDPSNLDWRRIAAMPWVWTTCQCPFHLLCQERMDEAGVRPNTVTEAVDENIVKELALGGLGVTLLRKSEALDVVRQGAGVIWEPGELQVPLSLTWLARRDGDRLIASAAAQIAAIWRENGEDAG, encoded by the coding sequence ATGGAGCTGTTTCAACTGCGGTCCTTCCAGGCCGTGGCCCAGACCGGGAACCTGACCAGGGCGGCCGAAGCCCTGCACCTGAGCCAGTCGGCCCTGTCCGTACAGATCAGAAACCTCGAGGACGAACTCGGGGTGGAGCTGTTTGCGAGGCAGGCCAAGGGCATGCGGCTGACCCCGGCCGGAGAGGCCCTGCTGCCCCATGCCGGGGACATTCTGGAGAAGTCTGCGGAGATGGGCCGGGCGGCCCTGCACCTGCGGGGGGAAATCGGAGGCAGCCTGAACATCGGCCTCAACACCGACCCGACGTTCCTGCGCCTGAACCGCGTCATCCGCGCCGTGACCACGGCCCTGCCGCGGGTGTCCCTGACCTTCTGCATCAGCCAGACCCTGACCACGGAGGGGATGCTGCGGCGCGGCGAAATGGACATGGGCTTCGCCTTCGGCACCGGCTTCCCGGCCGACGTGACGGTCGTGGAGCTGGCGACCACGCCGGTCAGCGTGGTCGTGCCGACGCATCTGGCCCAAGACCCCTCGAACCTCGACTGGCGCCGCATCGCGGCCATGCCCTGGGTCTGGACCACCTGCCAATGCCCCTTCCACCTGCTCTGCCAAGAGCGCATGGACGAGGCCGGGGTGCGCCCCAACACCGTGACCGAAGCCGTGGACGAGAACATCGTCAAGGAGCTGGCCCTAGGCGGCCTGGGCGTGACGCTCCTGCGCAAGTCCGAGGCCCTGGACGTGGTCCGGCAGGGGGCCGGCGTCATCTGGGAGCCTGGCGAACTGCAGGTCCCCTTGAGCCTGACGTGGCTCGCCAGGCGGGACGGCGACCGGCTCATCGCGAGCGCGGCCGCACAGATCGCCGCCATCTGGCGGGAAAACGGAGAGGATGCGGGCTAG
- a CDS encoding Hsp20/alpha crystallin family protein, giving the protein MTNDLEKKTTPALPRFRPNTDVLEREDGFHIFVDMPGVGKDGLSIDLRENELEVRGRAVYPREENAKALHVEFGDGEYVRTFTISDGVDREGIRASLKKGLLELFLPKAARFKPRRIEILAG; this is encoded by the coding sequence ATGACCAACGATCTTGAAAAAAAGACGACCCCGGCCCTGCCCCGCTTTCGCCCCAACACCGACGTGCTGGAACGCGAGGACGGCTTCCACATCTTCGTCGACATGCCCGGAGTGGGCAAGGACGGCCTGTCCATAGACCTGAGGGAGAATGAACTCGAGGTGCGAGGCAGGGCGGTCTACCCGCGCGAGGAGAACGCCAAGGCCCTGCACGTAGAGTTCGGGGACGGCGAATACGTCCGCACCTTCACCATCTCCGACGGCGTTGACCGCGAGGGCATCCGCGCCTCCCTGAAGAAGGGGTTGCTGGAGCTCTTCCTGCCCAAGGCGGCCCGGTTCAAGCCGAGGCGCATCGAGATTCTGGCGGGCTAG
- a CDS encoding APC family permease produces the protein MSARKLGPVLLTGFIIGPILGSGIIILPPLAYELLGNWALPAWVVITVVGALFASVFGSMSILFPGDSGVSQCVAEAFGSRARTLTSFFLLGAVCVGPVAVALTAAKYMGLGGFVRDGFVAAGLVVVIWALLLRRITSLGGAAFILSTGAAVLLLVGGIGSLASGASVPLPATPFEPARFGYGLLLLFWTVVGWEIIGNYSAEIRDPQRTIPRSVVLSVAVIAGVTLVVAAAMQGVGGRSMTDILVPVFGPGSALLLSVLAVALCLVTELAFTGAVARLVSAMATDGVLPAMLGLRNSAGAPASAATALTAIHLAVLGLNLSGVLGLEDLVAMANAFFLSNAIMALLAGTRVLASGTMRVLSGLLACALGVMLAMSAWPVLAVLAVMTGWAFRRGRSRLPECGRA, from the coding sequence ATGTCCGCGCGAAAACTCGGCCCGGTCCTGCTGACGGGCTTCATCATCGGCCCCATCCTGGGGTCCGGCATCATCATCCTGCCGCCCCTGGCCTACGAGCTGCTGGGGAACTGGGCTCTGCCTGCCTGGGTGGTCATCACGGTCGTGGGGGCGCTCTTCGCGTCCGTGTTCGGCAGCATGAGCATCCTCTTTCCCGGCGACAGCGGCGTGAGCCAGTGCGTGGCCGAGGCCTTCGGCTCCCGGGCCAGGACCCTGACCTCGTTCTTCCTCCTGGGCGCGGTCTGCGTCGGACCCGTGGCCGTGGCCCTGACGGCCGCCAAATACATGGGGCTGGGCGGATTCGTCCGCGACGGCTTCGTGGCCGCCGGGCTGGTCGTGGTCATCTGGGCGCTCCTGCTGCGCCGGATCACCTCCCTGGGCGGAGCGGCCTTCATCCTGTCCACGGGAGCCGCGGTCCTGCTTCTCGTCGGCGGCATCGGGAGCCTCGCATCCGGGGCGTCGGTGCCCCTGCCCGCGACGCCCTTCGAGCCGGCGCGGTTCGGCTACGGCCTGCTGCTGCTTTTCTGGACGGTGGTGGGCTGGGAGATCATCGGCAACTACTCGGCCGAAATCCGCGACCCGCAGCGTACCATCCCGCGTTCCGTGGTGCTGAGCGTGGCGGTCATCGCCGGAGTGACCCTGGTCGTGGCCGCGGCCATGCAGGGCGTGGGCGGCCGCAGCATGACGGATATCCTCGTGCCGGTCTTCGGGCCGGGCAGCGCGCTGCTTCTTTCGGTGCTGGCCGTGGCGTTGTGTCTCGTCACCGAACTGGCCTTCACCGGCGCCGTGGCCCGGCTTGTCTCGGCCATGGCGACCGACGGGGTGCTGCCCGCCATGCTTGGGCTGCGCAACAGCGCCGGAGCCCCGGCCTCCGCGGCCACGGCCCTTACGGCTATCCATCTGGCGGTGCTGGGGCTGAACCTGTCCGGCGTGCTCGGCCTGGAAGACCTCGTGGCCATGGCCAACGCCTTTTTCCTGTCCAACGCCATCATGGCGCTGCTGGCCGGGACGCGCGTCCTTGCCTCCGGGACCATGCGGGTGCTCTCGGGCCTCCTGGCCTGCGCGCTCGGTGTGATGCTGGCCATGTCCGCCTGGCCCGTGCTGGCGGTCCTGGCCGTCATGACGGGGTGGGCCTTCCGTCGTGGGCGGTCGCGTCTGCCCGAGTGCGGCCGGGCTTGA
- a CDS encoding phosphoribosylanthranilate isomerase gives MRRTRGLAIQGLVQVAGVRGLEEARMLRECGADLLGFPLRLPVHAPDLSEPEARAVIEAVGPACCVLITYEDDPSRLVELCRFLSVGIVQVHADVPPGTLARIKALSPLAIIKSYVVGREDLGPDEFARVYAPVCDAFITDTFDPSTGASGATGLRHDWAVSSALVGCSPLPVILAGGLNPDNVREAVLTVRPAAVDVHTGVEAPDGFKDPNRVRAFVQEARAGFARAFPS, from the coding sequence ATGCGGCGGACCCGGGGCCTGGCCATCCAGGGCCTCGTGCAGGTGGCCGGGGTGCGCGGCCTGGAGGAGGCGCGCATGCTGCGCGAGTGCGGGGCGGACCTGCTCGGGTTTCCCCTGCGCCTGCCCGTGCATGCGCCCGACCTGTCCGAACCCGAGGCGCGGGCGGTCATCGAGGCGGTCGGCCCCGCGTGCTGCGTGCTCATCACCTACGAGGACGACCCGTCCCGCCTGGTGGAACTGTGCCGGTTCCTGAGCGTCGGCATCGTGCAGGTGCACGCCGACGTCCCCCCCGGGACCCTGGCCCGCATCAAGGCTCTTTCCCCCCTCGCCATCATCAAGAGCTATGTCGTCGGCCGCGAGGACCTCGGCCCCGACGAGTTCGCGCGGGTCTATGCCCCGGTCTGCGACGCCTTCATCACCGACACCTTCGACCCATCCACCGGGGCCAGCGGAGCCACGGGCCTGCGCCACGACTGGGCCGTCAGTTCCGCGCTGGTCGGGTGTTCCCCGCTGCCGGTCATTCTTGCCGGCGGCCTGAACCCCGACAATGTTCGCGAGGCCGTCCTGACCGTGCGGCCCGCCGCCGTGGACGTCCACACGGGCGTCGAGGCGCCGGACGGCTTCAAGGACCCGAATCGGGTCCGCGCCTTCGTGCAGGAGGCCAGGGCCGGATTCGCCCGGGCATTCCCTTCCTGA
- a CDS encoding PAS domain-containing protein codes for MQLLSTDQLRILDAISQGTVILKDGIIRHANACFAAFCKTGQAGLPGHPIFDFVIPKHHRRVGRYLESIPTDSSVCAAGKLEFTLRDIDGAESFMIMQAQAVAHDGVPALLCSLTDITQRTKAERKLKRILDSIPEVIIAFDRDHSRIESANHATEGLYGLPAEQFVRNIFHPIDLVFPDDADKVHAFYAGLVAREFDRIEYRIVHANGDIRWVRDEGEVVFKEQGLGRVQQVYHFIKDITDRKNDEERLRINEQKYRRIFENSTDPIFVASADGTFTDINQAAVHLFGFASREEALAANVGDLFPNPGKRDAFMALIDEAGGVTGQPFRLQTRNGEMVDVAVTAGCRRNRNTGRPESYQVILHDMRALIAQTEIETYRRTMGGLSDRLNNIAQVQLMELGLMLDYIDALKAARDPERSDQLLARILEQAREVERSLQELRHLGEKIRRIYHAPEPPVPVPDGTGGILFDLK; via the coding sequence ATGCAGCTTCTGAGCACGGACCAACTGCGCATCCTGGACGCCATCAGCCAGGGTACGGTCATCTTGAAGGACGGCATCATCCGCCACGCCAACGCCTGTTTCGCCGCGTTCTGCAAGACCGGCCAGGCCGGGTTGCCGGGCCATCCCATTTTCGACTTCGTCATCCCCAAGCACCACCGCCGCGTCGGCAGGTACCTGGAATCGATCCCGACCGACAGCTCGGTCTGCGCCGCCGGCAAGCTCGAATTCACCCTGCGCGACATAGACGGCGCGGAATCCTTCATGATCATGCAGGCCCAGGCGGTCGCCCATGACGGCGTCCCCGCCCTGCTGTGCTCCCTGACGGACATCACGCAGAGGACCAAGGCGGAACGGAAGCTCAAGCGCATCCTGGACTCCATCCCCGAGGTCATCATCGCCTTCGACCGGGACCACTCGCGCATCGAATCGGCCAACCACGCCACCGAAGGGCTCTACGGCCTGCCCGCTGAGCAGTTTGTGCGGAACATCTTCCACCCGATCGACCTCGTCTTCCCGGACGATGCGGACAAGGTCCATGCGTTCTACGCCGGCCTCGTGGCCAGGGAGTTCGACCGCATCGAGTACCGCATCGTCCACGCCAACGGCGACATCCGCTGGGTCCGGGACGAGGGCGAGGTGGTCTTCAAGGAGCAGGGGTTGGGCAGAGTCCAGCAGGTCTACCATTTCATCAAGGACATCACGGACCGCAAGAACGACGAGGAGCGGCTGCGCATCAACGAACAGAAGTACCGCCGCATCTTCGAGAACTCCACGGACCCCATCTTCGTGGCCTCGGCCGACGGCACCTTCACCGACATCAACCAGGCGGCCGTGCACCTCTTCGGCTTCGCCTCGCGCGAGGAAGCCCTGGCCGCCAATGTCGGGGACCTTTTCCCCAACCCCGGGAAACGCGACGCCTTCATGGCCCTCATCGACGAGGCCGGCGGCGTCACCGGCCAACCGTTCAGGCTGCAGACCCGCAACGGGGAGATGGTGGACGTGGCCGTCACCGCGGGGTGCCGCCGCAACCGCAACACCGGGCGGCCCGAGAGCTACCAGGTCATCCTGCACGACATGCGGGCCCTCATCGCCCAGACGGAAATCGAAACATACAGGCGGACCATGGGCGGCCTGTCGGACCGGCTGAACAACATCGCCCAGGTCCAGCTCATGGAGCTCGGGCTCATGCTCGACTACATCGACGCCCTCAAGGCCGCCCGTGACCCGGAACGCTCGGACCAGCTGCTCGCACGCATCCTCGAACAGGCCCGCGAGGTCGAACGGAGCCTGCAGGAACTGCGGCACCTCGGCGAGAAGATCCGGCGCATCTACCACGCTCCCGAGCCGCCGGTGCCGGTGCCGGACGGGACGGGCGGCATCCTCTTCGACCTCAAGTAG
- a CDS encoding pseudouridine synthase, producing the protein MPGAEIEILYRDDDLVAVHKPAGLLVHRNAHAGREPFLLQTLRDMLGTRLYPVHRLDRPTSGLMIMALSPGAAAILARQFAAQEVRKAYLAVVRGFTDEEGVIEWPLKSESGAEVLARTEFTRLGIAELPHPVGPHPTARYSLVRVEPRTGRTHQIRRHFAHIRHPLVGDVLRGDGRQNRFFREQFGVYRLLLASVELSFRHPSDGGDIHLQCPPDEEMRALFSKLGWA; encoded by the coding sequence ATGCCCGGAGCTGAGATCGAAATCCTGTACCGCGACGACGACCTGGTGGCCGTGCACAAGCCGGCCGGGCTCCTGGTCCATCGCAACGCCCACGCCGGTCGCGAACCGTTCCTGCTGCAGACGCTGCGCGACATGTTGGGGACGCGGCTCTACCCCGTCCACCGCCTGGACCGGCCCACCTCGGGCCTGATGATCATGGCCCTGTCCCCCGGCGCGGCGGCAATCCTGGCCCGGCAGTTCGCGGCCCAGGAAGTCCGCAAGGCCTATCTGGCCGTGGTCCGCGGCTTCACGGACGAAGAGGGCGTCATCGAGTGGCCCCTGAAGAGCGAGTCCGGAGCCGAAGTCCTGGCCCGTACCGAATTCACGCGTCTGGGCATCGCGGAACTCCCCCATCCCGTCGGCCCGCACCCCACGGCCCGTTACAGCCTGGTCCGGGTCGAACCCCGCACGGGCCGCACCCACCAGATCCGCCGCCACTTCGCCCATATCCGCCACCCCCTCGTCGGCGACGTGCTGCGCGGCGACGGCCGCCAGAACCGCTTCTTCCGCGAGCAGTTCGGCGTGTACCGCCTCCTCCTGGCCAGCGTCGAGCTGAGCTTCCGCCATCCCTCGGACGGGGGGGACATCCACCTGCAGTGCCCCCCGGACGAGGAAATGCGAGCCCTCTTCTCCAAACTGGGCTGGGCCTGA
- a CDS encoding Hsp20/alpha crystallin family protein, with translation MVIDFSSYYDLPRNMDSFFEELWKPSSLSQRRVAYPPVNISESDGEIIVTSEIPGMDTGDIELTLNEKSLIIRGAKKNEVGNYYRQERPTGSFQRIVNLNVPVQADGIKATMKDGLLRVVMPKARESRPLTISIDAQ, from the coding sequence ATGGTTATCGATTTCAGCTCATATTACGATCTGCCCCGCAACATGGACAGCTTCTTCGAGGAACTCTGGAAGCCGAGCTCTCTGAGCCAGCGCCGGGTCGCCTATCCTCCCGTCAACATCAGCGAGAGCGACGGCGAGATCATCGTGACGTCCGAGATACCCGGCATGGATACAGGCGACATCGAGCTGACCCTGAACGAGAAGAGCCTCATCATCAGGGGCGCCAAGAAGAACGAGGTCGGCAACTACTATCGCCAGGAGCGCCCCACGGGCAGCTTCCAGCGGATCGTCAACCTGAACGTCCCTGTCCAGGCCGACGGCATCAAGGCGACCATGAAGGACGGGCTGTTGCGGGTGGTTATGCCCAAGGCCAGGGAAAGCCGTCCGCTGACCATTTCCATCGACGCGCAGTGA
- a CDS encoding rhodanese-like domain-containing protein, which produces MPSTPASTEDILAATQSGRQTVLDVLPPEHFEARHIPGARNACVYEVTFLDQAAALAPDKTAPIIVYGAGEGSLDAVTAAGKLHRAGYVNVSVLHGGFPAWQAAGHPLEGTRADEHDSAHPVLELRKARYVAVPAESTLIWTGRNAGGRHTGTLAMREGTLIREGEGFKGIFTLAMDSIANTDLAGTDLQPVLENHLKSDDFFFVSHFPTCTVEITDMTPVPDAPATLPNFRATAVMTLRGVAREIAFDAHACPLAEGRLALMAHLDLDRTIWGALYGSARFFKYLSYHVVHDMISVDLRVVLE; this is translated from the coding sequence ATGCCCAGCACGCCCGCATCTACCGAAGACATCCTTGCGGCCACGCAATCCGGACGGCAGACCGTCCTTGACGTCCTGCCGCCGGAGCACTTCGAGGCCCGCCACATCCCCGGAGCGCGCAACGCCTGCGTCTACGAGGTGACGTTCCTCGACCAAGCGGCCGCCCTGGCGCCGGACAAGACCGCCCCGATCATCGTCTACGGCGCGGGCGAAGGCTCACTGGACGCCGTGACGGCCGCCGGCAAGCTGCACCGGGCCGGGTACGTCAACGTGTCCGTGCTCCACGGCGGGTTTCCGGCCTGGCAGGCCGCGGGGCACCCCCTCGAAGGAACACGGGCCGACGAGCACGACTCGGCCCACCCGGTCCTGGAACTGCGCAAGGCCCGCTACGTGGCCGTCCCCGCGGAATCAACCCTGATCTGGACCGGTCGCAACGCGGGCGGCAGGCACACCGGCACCCTGGCCATGCGTGAAGGCACGCTGATCCGCGAAGGCGAAGGGTTCAAGGGCATCTTCACCCTGGCCATGGACTCCATCGCCAACACGGACCTCGCAGGCACGGACCTGCAGCCCGTGCTGGAGAACCATCTGAAGTCCGACGACTTCTTCTTCGTCTCCCATTTCCCGACCTGCACCGTGGAGATCACGGACATGACGCCCGTTCCGGACGCCCCGGCCACACTGCCGAACTTCCGCGCCACAGCGGTCATGACCCTGCGCGGGGTGGCCCGCGAGATCGCGTTCGACGCCCACGCCTGCCCCCTGGCCGAAGGCAGGCTGGCCCTCATGGCCCATCTGGACCTGGACCGCACCATCTGGGGCGCACTGTACGGCTCGGCCAGGTTCTTCAAATACCTGAGCTACCATGTCGTGCACGACATGATCAGCGTCGACCTGCGCGTCGTCCTGGAGTGA
- a CDS encoding cation diffusion facilitator family transporter, whose protein sequence is MHDHSCSCGHHHEHEHGERGTRLVFWLTMATMAAEIVSGWLFGSMALLADGWHMASHAGAMAVAWFAYVWARRNADNPDLVFGAGKVNALAGFASAVGLFLVAAFMGAESIMRLVSPVTISFGPATLVAVVGLAVNLVSAWWLRDEDHSHAHDHNLKAAYMHVLADALTSVLAIFALLGGRFWGLAWLDPVMGIVGALVVGRWALGLLRQTARVLLDHRADPVLHDDIVRRLENGGAVKVRDLYVWNVGPRRLAAHVTVEDAAPRPPEFYKELIAEVPDLERVTVEVHACPCPAEAQTGECPGGGHA, encoded by the coding sequence ATGCACGACCATTCCTGTTCCTGCGGCCACCATCACGAGCACGAGCACGGCGAGCGCGGCACGCGCCTCGTCTTCTGGCTGACCATGGCCACCATGGCCGCGGAAATCGTCTCAGGCTGGCTCTTCGGCTCCATGGCCCTGCTGGCCGACGGGTGGCATATGGCCAGCCATGCCGGGGCCATGGCCGTGGCCTGGTTTGCCTACGTCTGGGCCCGCCGCAACGCCGACAACCCGGACCTGGTCTTCGGGGCCGGCAAGGTCAACGCTCTGGCCGGGTTCGCCTCGGCCGTGGGCCTGTTCCTCGTGGCGGCCTTCATGGGCGCGGAGTCGATCATGCGCCTCGTGTCGCCCGTGACCATCTCCTTCGGCCCAGCCACCCTGGTGGCCGTGGTCGGCCTGGCGGTCAATCTGGTCAGCGCCTGGTGGCTGCGCGACGAAGACCACTCCCACGCCCACGACCACAACCTGAAGGCCGCCTACATGCACGTTCTGGCCGACGCCCTGACCTCGGTCCTGGCCATCTTCGCCCTGCTGGGCGGCAGGTTCTGGGGCCTGGCCTGGCTGGACCCGGTCATGGGCATCGTCGGGGCGCTGGTCGTGGGCCGCTGGGCTCTGGGCCTGCTGCGCCAGACCGCCCGGGTCCTCCTCGACCACCGCGCCGACCCGGTTCTGCACGACGACATCGTGCGCCGCCTTGAAAACGGCGGCGCGGTCAAGGTCCGCGACCTCTATGTCTGGAACGTGGGCCCCAGGCGCCTGGCCGCCCACGTCACGGTCGAAGACGCGGCCCCGCGTCCGCCGGAGTTCTACAAGGAACTCATCGCCGAGGTCCCGGACCTGGAGCGCGTCACGGTCGAGGTCCACGCCTGCCCCTGCCCGGCCGAAGCGCAGACCGGCGAATGTCCGGGGGGCGGCCATGCATGA
- a CDS encoding lysophospholipid acyltransferase family protein, whose translation MNIAPFDDPYTSPEIQVGPVSRLFPSLAFYARTLAIVCEAAWRTRGGYSMAQWAADSMTFMRRAEAAGVRFHIENTSAYAKLDGPCVVVANHMSTMETFCLPGILAPHKPVAYVLKRSLTRYPVFNRVVNAIEPIAVDRVNPREDFKTVMDEGQERLARGISVIVFPQTTRTPGLDRSAFNTIGIKLAKKAGVPVLPLALKTDAWGVGSLIKDYGFIRPELPVRFCFGEPIRVGGAGKNEHEEVMEFIHWKLEAWKTA comes from the coding sequence ATGAACATCGCGCCCTTCGACGATCCCTACACCTCCCCCGAAATCCAGGTCGGCCCCGTCTCCAGGCTCTTCCCGAGCCTCGCCTTCTACGCCCGCACCCTGGCCATCGTCTGCGAGGCGGCCTGGCGGACCCGCGGCGGCTACTCCATGGCGCAGTGGGCCGCCGACAGCATGACCTTCATGCGCCGGGCCGAGGCCGCCGGAGTGCGCTTCCACATCGAGAACACCTCGGCCTACGCAAAGCTGGACGGTCCGTGCGTGGTCGTGGCCAACCACATGTCGACCATGGAGACCTTCTGCCTGCCGGGCATTCTCGCCCCCCACAAGCCCGTGGCCTACGTGCTCAAGCGCAGCCTGACCAGGTACCCCGTCTTCAACCGGGTGGTAAACGCCATCGAGCCCATCGCCGTGGACCGCGTCAACCCGCGCGAGGACTTCAAGACCGTCATGGACGAGGGGCAGGAACGCCTGGCGCGCGGCATCTCGGTCATCGTCTTCCCCCAGACCACGCGCACGCCGGGCCTGGACCGATCGGCCTTCAACACCATCGGCATCAAGCTGGCCAAGAAGGCCGGCGTGCCGGTGCTGCCCCTGGCCCTGAAGACCGATGCCTGGGGCGTGGGCTCCCTCATCAAGGACTACGGCTTCATCCGCCCGGAGCTGCCGGTGCGGTTCTGCTTTGGCGAGCCCATCCGCGTCGGCGGCGCGGGCAAGAACGAGCACGAGGAGGTCATGGAGTTCATCCACTGGAAGCTTGAAGCCTGGAAAACGGCATGA